The genome window AAAGCGGTTGCCTCGCCCCGTTATAAAAATCTGCTGATCGTGGCCGGTCCCGGTTCCGGCAAAACCCGTATTATCGTTCACAGGATAGCATATCTTATCCGTGTCAAAAGAGTTATGCCGCGGCATATTATGGCCCTGGCTTTTAACAGAAGCGCAGTGACCCAGCTTAAGCTGCGACTGAAAGAATTGATCGGCCGTGAAGCCGGTCCGGTGCGCATCCGGACCTATCACAGCCTGGCTCTCTCAATAACAGGCAGTTTAAAAGCGGTCCGAAATTCAGATAAAGATAATTCCGCCTTTTTCAGCGGTTTTCTTAAAGATGCGGTGGAGATTCTGTCGGAAGAATCGGGTCTGGATCATGGAGCCCTGGGATGGAGAGATACCATCCTTTCAGGGCTCCGTTATATCCTGGTGGATGAATACCAGGATATCAACGAACTTGAGTATCGTTTTTTATCAATTCTGGCCGGCCGGAATGAAAAAGATAGCGGCCGCCGGCCAAGTCTTGTGGCGGTCGGCGACGACGATCAGAACATCTATGCCTGGCAGGGATCGAATGTAAAATTTATTCACGGCTTCCAAAAGGATTATGATGCCGAAATCGTCTATATGACGGAAAATTACCGATCTTCCGGGGCGATTATTGAAGCCTCCAATGCTTTAATTTCAAACAATAAAGACCGGATGAAAACAACCCCCATAAAACCGTCTGCCAGGGCGGAGGAACCTGCTGCAGATGAAAAGGTTACGATCATCAAAAGCCCTGACCCGGTCTCAACCTTCCGGGCTGCCATAGAGCTGGCAGGAGATTTGCTGGCAGAAGATCTCCTGAAAACCGATAAATCGATAACACCTTCTCAAATATGTATCCTCTGCCGCACCAACAAAGAGCTCGACACAATTCAGATAATGGCCCGCAATATGTCCATCCCGGTAAAAAGCATTCGCCCGAGAAGGCTACCGCTTGTTTATACCAGGGAGTTCCTTTTGCTGCTGGATCTTCTGGGCTCCTGCCGGCAGCAGATCCTGAAGCCTGAAACATTAAACAGCCTTATATGCGGGCTGATTCAGGATAGCGGTTTTTCCAAGAATAATATCTGGCTCGGGACTTTCAGATCTATCCTGGAGAATTATCTGGCTGAAATAGCAGGCGCACGGCTGCCTGTGGGAAATTTTATTGATTATATTTATGATGCCGCCCGGGATCCCCGGCAGTTGATTCAGGCAGATGATAAAAAGATCCTGCTGGCCACCATGCACATGGCCAAGGGGCTCGAATTTCCCGTGGTCATTATTGCCGGTCAGCCCCTTATGCCCCTTATAAAGAAGGGTCTGGAGGATGAAAGACGCCTTTACTATGTTGCCATGACTCGTGCCATGCAGCGGCTTTTCTGCCTGTATAATGATGAAACCGATAACCCTTTTATCAATGAGATCACGGATTGCGGCCAGGTAACCCGGAAAACAGTAAAACCGGTAATAACGGAAGACGACAAAAATTCATTAAACACTTTAATTTGGGAACTTGAACTTACTGATATTATAATATCTTTTCCTGCGTGGAAAAAAATTAAAAAAAAGTCCCAAATAATTTTGGCAGGACTTGAACCGGGTAACTCCAGCGGCTTGTTCATAAAAGAACATGACCATAACTATACAATCTACTGCCGGACTTTTCCCATAGCGCGACTTTCCGCCAAAGGCGCCGCAAGGTACGGAAAGCTTCTGTCGGAAGGAATGACAACAGAAAAGATCATTTTTCTGGCTTCAATAAAATGGAGCGAGGAGATGGAATCAGACAACCAGGAGACCGCCAGCGAAAATAGAGGCCGATGGTTTACCGGCCTGTATCAGATAGTGATGGGCAAATAGTAATGGGCAGATAGTGATAGGCGCAAAGAAAATTTATAGGAACCGTGGGCATCCTTCATTAATACTCAAAAGTAGTTTACACTTTTAACGGTTCTCGCTTTATCGTTCCCACGCTCCAGCGTGGAAACGCATACCATGTGGGGTTCCCACGCTGGAGCATGGGAACCAGGCAATAAGCAATATCTAAAAAGTGTAAACTAAATTTGAAGGATGCCGAACCGTGCAAATCAAAACTTCTATCAGCCCTGAAAGGGCGTGAAATATATTTATTTTTCGGCATCTTATCTTCAGGCCACATTTACATGTTCCTCATTTCGCACCAAATTTTATAAAATTGGCCTTGAAATAATTTTTAATAATAATGGAGACATACTTTGGGGCTTCCCATGGAATGAATATCGACAAATTGTTCCTTAACTGATAAAAAAATATCCGGATGATTTTTCGGTTTTATAGCATTGATGATAAGGAAAAAATATGAACAGCATACCTTCTTCAATAAAAGATAATCATGCACGGGGTTGCATTGGAGATTTCCTGAAGCAGCAAATTAAAAAAGAAAGCCGCCTTTCTATTTTATCAGCATATTTTACAATTTATGCATATCAGCACCTAAAGGATAATTTAGACAATATTGAAACACTTGATTTTTTATTTGGGGAACCGACTTTTATTAAAGCCATTGATCCTTTAAAAACAGATAAAAAAGAATTTAAAATCGAAGATAACAACCTTGTAATTCCACTTGAAAAAAGATTGCAGCAAAAGTCTGTAGCAAGAGAATGCAGCGACTGGATAAAAAATAAAGTTAATATTAAATCAATGGTAAAGCCAAATTTCCTGCATGGCAAGATGTACCATATTATAAACAAAAACGGCGTTCAAAAGGCTATTCTTGGAAGCTCGAATTTTACGGTTAACGGCCTTGGTTTGGGAAAAAACTCAAACATTGAACTTAATATGGAAATAACTGATGATAGAGACAGAAAAGACCTGTTTAACTGGTTTGAAGAGATCTGGAACGATGATACCGGTCTGGTGGAAGATGTAAAAGCTGAAGTGCTCAGCTATATTGAACAGCTTTACGCGGATAATGATCCTGAATTTATTTATTTTAAGATGCTTTATCACCTGTTTGACAAGTTTTTGTCAGATCAAAAGCAGTGGGGCCTGTTAGATGAAAAAACAGGTTTTTTTGAAACAAAAGTTTGGGATATGCTTTATGAATTTCAAAAAGATGCTGTTAAAGGCGCAATCAATAAAATTATAAAACATAATGGGTGTGTGATTGCCGACAGTGTCGGACTTGGGAAAACATTTGAAGCCCTGGCGGTTATAAAATATTTCGAGCTGCTTAATAATAAGGTGCTTGTTTTATGCCCGAAAAAACTGAGCGATAACTGGACTATCTACCAGGCACAGAACAACAGCCTGTTAAACCCTCTGGTGGATGACAGGCTGGGATATACTGTTCTTTGTCATACTGATTTGAGCAGGGAGTCAGGCCGTTCTATCAGCAATATTGATCTTGGAACAATAAACTGGGGCAATTATGACCTTGTTGTAATAGATGAATCCCATAATTTCAGAAATAATACCAAGGGCAAGCGTGACGAAGACGGAAATATAATAAGGAAAAGCAGGTATGAAAAATTGATGGATGATATTATAAATTCCGGTGTCAATACTAAAGTACTTCTGCTTTCGGCCACTCCGGTTAATAATAACCTGAAAGATTTAAGAAACCAGCTCTATTTTATTTCAGGCGGCAAGGATGATGCATTTTATGAAAACACAGGTGTAAAAAATATTGCCCGGACAATGAAAAACGCACAAACTGTATTTACGCATTGGGCCGACCCGAAAAAAAATTCAACCCGCAATGTCAAAGAGTTGCTTGAGAGACTTGATTCCTCTTTTTTTAAAATTCTCGATGCGCTGACCATCGCCCGCTCCAGAAAGCATATCAAAACCTATTACCGCAATGAAATGAAGCGGATCGGAGCATTTCCGAAAAGAGTGCCGGTAATTTCAAAAGCGCCGGATATTGATATTAAAAATGAGTTTCCGTCATATGACAGAATAAATAAAGAGATAATGACATATAAGCTTTCTTTGTTTAATCCATCATTTTATGTAAAAGAGGACTGGAAAAGTCATTATGAGGCAAAAGCCGGAAAGGCGGTTGCCGCTTTTTCCCAGGAGGCAAGGGAAAATTTTTTGATTGGAATGATGAAAGTAAATTTTCTCAAAAGGCTTGAAAGCTCTATTGAATCTTTTGAAATTTCCATGCAAAGAACAATAGAAAAAATTACCGATTTGGAAAATAAAATCAAAAACTATCAAAACGCAGCCCCGGGTTCATCAGAAATAGAGCCGCCTGAAATCTATGACGAAGATGATGAGGAGCTTAATGACGCCAACAGCATCGGCAAAAAATTGCTCTTTAACCTTGCTCATTTAAACCTGGCTTTATGGTTAAAAGATTTAAAAAGCGACAAAGACGCCCTGTCTCTTCTTAAAACAGCCGCCCAGGCAGTTACACCGGCAAGAGATAATAAACTTGCGGTATTAAAAGAGCTGATAAACAGAAAAATAAAAAATCCGATTAATGAAAATAACAGAAAAATAATTATATTTACAGCATTTGCTGACACTGCAAATTATCTTTATAATAATCTTGAAAATTTTGCGGGTAAAGATTTAAACGTACATATTGCCCTTGTTGCCGGAAGCGGCGCAAATAAAACTACCCTTGGGAAAAGCAGGTTTGACCACATCATAACCAATTTTTCTCCTGTCTCTAAAAACAGGGATAAAATCAAAGAGATGCCTCAAAATGAAGAGATAGATATTTTAATAGCCACGGATTGTATCTCCGAAGGGCAAAACCTGCAGGATTGCGACTATCTTGTTAATTATGACATCCACTGGAATCCGGTCAAGATAATCCAGCGCTTTGGGCGGATTGACAGACTGGGCAGTAAAAATAAAAAAATTCAGCTTGTAAATTTCTGGCCGACGGATGATCTGAATAATTATATTAATCTTAAAGACAGGGTTGAAGCAAGAATGGCGCTGGTTGATATTGCGGCAACCGGTGAAGAGAACCTTCTTGAAACAGATCAAATCCAGGAGTTAATCGAAGATGACTTGAAATTTAGAAACAGGCAATTGAAAAAACTGCAAAAAGAGGTTCTTGATTTAGAAGATCTGGATGAAAATATTTCTCTAAGTGAATTTACCCTTGATGATTTCAGGATCGAACTTTCCAATTACATAGAAAATAACAGACAAAAACTTGAAAATGCGCCTTTTGGCCTTTATGCAATAGTTCCGGCGCCTGAAAACCGGCATGTCAATAATGCCGGTTTGTCGGATATAAGCGAGAGCACAAAAAAAATAATTAAACCCGGTGTTATCTATTGCCTTAAACAAAAAGGTAATACAGATGGAAATGAAGCTGTAAACCCCTTATCACCCTATTTTCTGGTTTATGTCCGGGATGATGGCACTGTCCGTTTTAATTATACCCATGTTAAACAGATTCTTGAAATTTTCAGGCTTTTAAGTGCAGGAGTTGATACGCCTTATGAAAAGTTGTGTGATGTTTTTAATAATGAAACTGATAATGGATCAAAAATGGAAAAATACAGCACATTATTAAAAATCGCTGTCAAAGAGATTAATTCCGTATTTAAGAAAAAGGTAAATATAAAACTTACCCAAAGCAGAGGCGCCCTGCTTATTCCAAAAACAAAGCATGCCCGAACAAGCGAACATTTTGAGCTTATAACCTGGTTGATTATCAGGTAGGAAATGGAAATGGAGATCAAGCAGAAAATACAAAGTGCAATAAACGGATTCGGCAAGAACAATCTTTTTGACGGCAGTATCAACCTTTTTAAAATTCTCGGCTACAACACAGAAAGACAAAGCAGGCTTGATAGTCCGACCTTTGAAGGTTTTTGTAATAGTTTTATTGACGGCAATGATAATATCTCTGATTTAGACAAATTCAAAAAAAAGGCTCTTGCTGCTGACTGGCAGAGAATTGAACTGCTTTTTCAGCTTACAGAAGCTGAAATGAGCAGTCAGGGATCCCTGTTTGATACCGGCAAGGTTGATAACATTATTATAGAAGCCTACCTCTTTTTTGCAGTAGAATTGAAAAATACAGACTACAGCCGGACAAAGCTGGCCGATATTACAAGACAGTTAAACAAGGTCTTTCCAATGCCGGTTATGGTTCTTTTTAAATACGGTGAATATTTGACCCTGTCGGTGATTAAAAGAAGGCTGCATAAAAAAGATGACACCCGGGATGTACTTGAAAAAGTAACCCTTATTAAAGATATAAATATCAATAATACTCATCGGGCGCATATTGAGATACTTTTTGATTTAAGTCTGGAGGAATTAAGAAAAAAATATGCCGTCACAAACTTTGTAGGGCTTTATAATGCATGGCAAAAGACTCTGGACAGCTCTGAACTGAACAAAAAATTCTATAAAGAGCTTGCCAACTGGTATTTCTGGGCAGTGCAAAATGTGGGGTTTCCTGATGACGACGAAAAAGACAGGGATGTCAGAAACGCAACCAATATTATCAGACTGCTTACAAGACTTATTTTTGTCTGGTTTTTGAAAGAGAAAGGACTTGTTCCAAAAGGACTTTTTGACAGATCAAAACTTGATGGAATATTGAATTTTAATGACAAAAAAGAGAGTACCTTTTATAAGGCAATCCTCCAGAATCTCTTTTTTGCCACCTTGAACCAGACACTGGATAAAAGAGGATTTAGAAGGAACGGTCAAAATTATAATATAACCACCCTTTACAGATATAAAAATCTGTTTGTAATCAACGATAATGAAATTTTAAGTCTATTTAAAAATATCCCCTTTTTAAACGGAGGGCTTTTTGAGTGTCTGGATAAACCCCACCCAACTCAAAAAACACCTCGCGGCAGTGAAAAAATAGTCAGGATAGATGGTTTTTCCGACCGGAATGATAACAAACTTAAAGTTCCGGATAACCTTTTTTTTGATGATGAGCATGATTATGATTTAAATGAAGCATACGGCACAAAAAATAAAAATTATACAGTAAAAGGAATTATAAAACTTCTTGAAAAATATAAATTTACAATTGCTGAAAATACGCCCATAGAAGAAGAAATAGCGCTCGACCCTGAATTGCTTGGCAAAGTTTTTGAAAACCTGCTCGCCTCATACAATCCTGAAACACAAACAACAGCCAGAAAACAGACCGGTTCGTTTTATACTCCCAGGGAGATAGTCGATTATATGGTGGATGAAAGCCTGAAAGCCGCTTTGTCCGACCTTGTATCAAGAAAAATCGATAATACTGCGACCAAAGACGATATTAAAACCGGCCTTGATATTCTTTTTGAATACACGGAAAAGGAGCATGCCTTTAATGAGCTGGAAGTTCTAACAATAGTTAAAGCCATCTCAGAACTAAAAATACTTGATCCGGCCTGCGGTTCCGGCGCCTTTCCCATGGGGGTACTCCATAAGCTGGTCTTTATTTTAAATAAACTTGATCACAGCAACAAAATCTGGCTGGACCTGCAAAAACAAAAGGCTGTTAAAGATACGGAAGACGCTTATAATTTGGGAGATAAGGAGGAAAGGCATCAGCGGCTCAGGGAGATTGAAGATGCTTTTGATCTTAATACATCCGATTACGGAAGAAAACTTTTCTTGATAGAAAACTCCATATATGGCGTTGATATTCAGCCGGTTGCCGTGCAGATAAGTATGCTCAGATTTTTTATTTCACTTGTCGTTGAACAGAATATTGATAAAGAGAAAGAGAATCTTGGCATAAAACCGCTACCGAATCTGGAGACAAAATTTGTGGCGGCAAATACGCTGATAGGGATCGATAAGCCAAAACAGGGCAATTTTGCTGATCTTAAAACAAAAGATCTGGAAAAGGAATTATTGAATATAAGACATAAGCATTTTAATGCAAAAACCCAGAGAACAAAAAGAAAATATAGAAAAGAAGATAAGGAAATCCGTCATAAAATCGCACAAATCCTTAAAGATTCCGGTTGGCCGTCTGACACGGCTGAAATGCTCGCAGATTGGGATCCTTATGACCAGAATCATTTTGCCGATTTTTTCGATATGGAGTGGATGTTTGGGATAAAAAGTGGTTTTGATATTATAATCGGAAATCCGCCCTATGTGCAGATTCAAAAATTCAGCGGCAAGCAGGAACAAAAAAACTGGGAACAGCAGAAATTTGCAACTTTTGTAAAAACAGGCGATATTTATTGCCTGTTTTATGAAAGGGGCAATATGCTGCTGCGTGATAACGGCGTTCTGGTTTTTATTACCTCAAATAAATGGATGCGGGCAAATTACGGCAAAAAAACACGGAAGTATTTTACAGAAAAAACCAACCCGCTGATTCTGATAGATTTTGGCGGCTACAAAGTTTTTGAAAGCGCAACCGTTGATACAAATATCCTTATATTTAGAAAAAATAAAAACCGACACAGCACAAACGCCTGTGCAATAGGAAAGGATTATTCAGAAAATATCAGTATATCTGATTATATGACGCAACATTCGATAAAACTTGATAACCTGAACGAAGAGAGCTGGATAATCTCCTCAAAAGAAGAATATGCCATAAAAAAAAGAATCGAAAAAATCGGCACACCGCTGAAAGACTGGGATCTTTCTATTAATTATGGAATAAAAACAGGCTTTAATGAAGCCTTTATTATTGACGGCGTTAAAAAAGACAAGCTTATAGCGGCTGATCCCAAAAATGCGGAGATTATAAAGCCGATTTTAAGGGGCAGGGATATTAAACGGTATAAGGCTGAGTTTGCGGATTTGTGGTTGATAAATACAAATAATGGTTATTTCGACGATAAAATTCAAAAAAGAGTTCCGCCAATAGAAATAGATGACTATCCAATAATAAAGAAGTATTTAGATCAATTCTTGGAAAAACTTGAAAAAAGACAGGATAAAGGAGTGACACCTTATAATTTGAGGAACTGTGCATACATTGAGGAATTTGAAAAAGAAAAAATTGCATGGGGCAATCTTGCGCTTCATTCTCAGTTTAATCTTATACAAAAGGGGCAATACATAAATGCTCCAAGCCCCTTTATAACTTCAGGAAGTAAATATTTATTGTCCGTTTTAAATTCTTCTATAGGTGACCATTACATTCGTTTAAGAGGTGTAACGAGGAATGGTGGATATTTTGAGTATAAACCCATGTTCATTGAACATCTTCCCATCCCCAAAATCCCCTCTGAATCCCAAAAACCCTTTGAAATCATCGTTGACTGTATCCTCTTTGCTAAAAAGAA of Desulfosarcina sp. BuS5 contains these proteins:
- a CDS encoding Eco57I restriction-modification methylase domain-containing protein, which encodes MEIKQKIQSAINGFGKNNLFDGSINLFKILGYNTERQSRLDSPTFEGFCNSFIDGNDNISDLDKFKKKALAADWQRIELLFQLTEAEMSSQGSLFDTGKVDNIIIEAYLFFAVELKNTDYSRTKLADITRQLNKVFPMPVMVLFKYGEYLTLSVIKRRLHKKDDTRDVLEKVTLIKDININNTHRAHIEILFDLSLEELRKKYAVTNFVGLYNAWQKTLDSSELNKKFYKELANWYFWAVQNVGFPDDDEKDRDVRNATNIIRLLTRLIFVWFLKEKGLVPKGLFDRSKLDGILNFNDKKESTFYKAILQNLFFATLNQTLDKRGFRRNGQNYNITTLYRYKNLFVINDNEILSLFKNIPFLNGGLFECLDKPHPTQKTPRGSEKIVRIDGFSDRNDNKLKVPDNLFFDDEHDYDLNEAYGTKNKNYTVKGIIKLLEKYKFTIAENTPIEEEIALDPELLGKVFENLLASYNPETQTTARKQTGSFYTPREIVDYMVDESLKAALSDLVSRKIDNTATKDDIKTGLDILFEYTEKEHAFNELEVLTIVKAISELKILDPACGSGAFPMGVLHKLVFILNKLDHSNKIWLDLQKQKAVKDTEDAYNLGDKEERHQRLREIEDAFDLNTSDYGRKLFLIENSIYGVDIQPVAVQISMLRFFISLVVEQNIDKEKENLGIKPLPNLETKFVAANTLIGIDKPKQGNFADLKTKDLEKELLNIRHKHFNAKTQRTKRKYRKEDKEIRHKIAQILKDSGWPSDTAEMLADWDPYDQNHFADFFDMEWMFGIKSGFDIIIGNPPYVQIQKFSGKQEQKNWEQQKFATFVKTGDIYCLFYERGNMLLRDNGVLVFITSNKWMRANYGKKTRKYFTEKTNPLILIDFGGYKVFESATVDTNILIFRKNKNRHSTNACAIGKDYSENISISDYMTQHSIKLDNLNEESWIISSKEEYAIKKRIEKIGTPLKDWDLSINYGIKTGFNEAFIIDGVKKDKLIAADPKNAEIIKPILRGRDIKRYKAEFADLWLINTNNGYFDDKIQKRVPPIEIDDYPIIKKYLDQFLEKLEKRQDKGVTPYNLRNCAYIEEFEKEKIAWGNLALHSQFNLIQKGQYINAPSPFITSGSKYLLSVLNSSIGDHYIRLRGVTRNGGYFEYKPMFIEHLPIPKIPSESQKPFEIIVDCILFAKKNNFESEASTLESVIDGMVYDLYFKEEMKKANCYITDRITGVVQPFKKNDTDDFKKEYIEKFVKFCNEDKTVFRGLIHRRTVEVVKIVSGAKK
- a CDS encoding helicase-related protein, giving the protein MNSIPSSIKDNHARGCIGDFLKQQIKKESRLSILSAYFTIYAYQHLKDNLDNIETLDFLFGEPTFIKAIDPLKTDKKEFKIEDNNLVIPLEKRLQQKSVARECSDWIKNKVNIKSMVKPNFLHGKMYHIINKNGVQKAILGSSNFTVNGLGLGKNSNIELNMEITDDRDRKDLFNWFEEIWNDDTGLVEDVKAEVLSYIEQLYADNDPEFIYFKMLYHLFDKFLSDQKQWGLLDEKTGFFETKVWDMLYEFQKDAVKGAINKIIKHNGCVIADSVGLGKTFEALAVIKYFELLNNKVLVLCPKKLSDNWTIYQAQNNSLLNPLVDDRLGYTVLCHTDLSRESGRSISNIDLGTINWGNYDLVVIDESHNFRNNTKGKRDEDGNIIRKSRYEKLMDDIINSGVNTKVLLLSATPVNNNLKDLRNQLYFISGGKDDAFYENTGVKNIARTMKNAQTVFTHWADPKKNSTRNVKELLERLDSSFFKILDALTIARSRKHIKTYYRNEMKRIGAFPKRVPVISKAPDIDIKNEFPSYDRINKEIMTYKLSLFNPSFYVKEDWKSHYEAKAGKAVAAFSQEARENFLIGMMKVNFLKRLESSIESFEISMQRTIEKITDLENKIKNYQNAAPGSSEIEPPEIYDEDDEELNDANSIGKKLLFNLAHLNLALWLKDLKSDKDALSLLKTAAQAVTPARDNKLAVLKELINRKIKNPINENNRKIIIFTAFADTANYLYNNLENFAGKDLNVHIALVAGSGANKTTLGKSRFDHIITNFSPVSKNRDKIKEMPQNEEIDILIATDCISEGQNLQDCDYLVNYDIHWNPVKIIQRFGRIDRLGSKNKKIQLVNFWPTDDLNNYINLKDRVEARMALVDIAATGEENLLETDQIQELIEDDLKFRNRQLKKLQKEVLDLEDLDENISLSEFTLDDFRIELSNYIENNRQKLENAPFGLYAIVPAPENRHVNNAGLSDISESTKKIIKPGVIYCLKQKGNTDGNEAVNPLSPYFLVYVRDDGTVRFNYTHVKQILEIFRLLSAGVDTPYEKLCDVFNNETDNGSKMEKYSTLLKIAVKEINSVFKKKVNIKLTQSRGALLIPKTKHARTSEHFELITWLIIR